Part of the Bacteriovorax sp. BAL6_X genome, CGTTATTCCAATTGGTCAGCCTGCTATTGGTATCGCTACTCAATCTCTTGCTTCCTTTATGCAAGTTTCACATGATGGAAATTTTAGGGATAAAATTAGTGGATTTAGAAAACTATATAAGAGTGTGAAAAAGATTGACTTGGATAAGTCGTCGAAGAATTGGAACGAAGGCTTTTCAAAAATTAAATATAGTTCTCTTAGGGATGATCTTGAAGATGCAAAGAATGCTAAAGAAAGAGATGAGGTATATGATAGATACCTTAATGATGTCGAAGAAGTTGTCTCTCCAATCGTAAAATCTCTTACTAAAGAAATTAATTCTTATAAGAGAATTAGTTTTCCGAGAAATGCTGTTGAAAAGGAAATTGCTCGTCTTAAAAATAGTGATGCTATGTTTAAGATACTAACAAATAAGTTATCTAAACTTGTAAGTAAGAGAAAAGAAGCAGTTGATGCGCTCTCAGCAATCCAAACGACTATTCTTAGTACTGTTCTTGGAATTCAAGATAGTTTTGATCAGATTGCAAGAATATCTTACGCTAAACAAAATCTTCTTTTGAATGAAAAATATATTCTAACAACTGACTTCGATTCTATTGTTGATAATGCTGTGAACCGACTATTGTCATATAATTATGACCTTTATAATTCTATTCAGTATACTTATTTAGGGGAGGCAAATGAGTATAATTTTTATGAGTCCCTAGATCAGATTTTAAATAGAATGGATATTGATCTTAGACTAAGAGACGAGCGTGATTTAGATCATGATATTTCAAACTATATTGCTATGTTTGAAGATAACTTTAGGCATGTAGCATATCGTATTGTTAAAAGGCTTGAAAAGAACAACTTAAAATATGAAAAAGACTTTATCCTACATCTCAATAAAGCAGAAATTGATCGATTAAATACTGGAAATGATCTCTATATTGACATGTTTAAGTATCAAGATATCTTAAATAATGAAAAAGGATTAAAAGTTAAGAATATTAAAGTTGTTGCAGATTATGATGCATATGTTGATAGAAGTGGAATTAATATGATTGAAGTTCTTGTAACTCATGGAGACTCACACTTTATTAGATCAAATGAAAACTTATTTGAATTAACTTCACCAGTTGAGCACAAGTGGGGAGCTTCAATTGATATTATAAGTGGAAGACAAGCAGATATTGCTCCTTCTAAGGTCAACTTTAGTTCATTTGGTGCAATTGCTGATATCGATATAGAGGGGCTTGATGTATTTAATAGGGCCTCGCTATTAGGGCAGTATAAAGTTGAATTTATTAATAAAACTGGAAAAGATGTAAAGTTAACAAGCCTCTCTCTAGTTGTAGAATATGAATATCAGTAATATTGACTCAATAAATAAAGGCCTGCTTAGTTGCAGGCCTTTATTTATTTTTACTTACTTGTTAATGTATAAACACCATCCCACTCTGGTGGAGGAGGAAGTTCCTTATAATCTACACAACGCTTAATATAGATTTCTGATGGATTTGTTTTGATACCTTTTAAATCTGGGTAGCGCATATATTCAAGCTCTAGTGTTTGCTTAAATAACTCAATGGCCTCATCCCATTTCTGGTTCTTATATAAAAGAATCGCCTTAGAGAATTTATCTGCAAGCTCTTTTAAATAATCAGGTGCTGTCGCCTTTAGTCCTAATAGGTCGTAACTTGTTACTGGTATTGACTTTCCAACAACACGAATAGTATCAAGCTCACGCCATAAGAATTCTTCTCCTGCAAGATCAACTGTTTCCTTTGCCACTTGAGTGAAAATCCCATATTGCTTTGCCGATTCTTCAAGACGAGCTGCCAGGTTTACAGAGTCTCCCATCATTGTATAGTTCATACGAGATGCAGAACCCATATTTCCTGTTACGATGTCTCCTGAATTGATACCAATTCTCATTCTCATATCGTGAACGATCTTTGGCCATTTATCACCCTCAGAAACCCATTTTTTTCGAAGCTCTAATAGTGCCTCTTGCATCTTGTGGGCTACCATGCAAGCTCGTTGGGCATGATCTTTAAGTTCCATTGGTGCGCCAAAGAAGGCGATAATAGCATCTCCTTCATACTTGTCGAGTGTACCTTTTTCTTCAAGTAGAATATCTGTCATGGCCGTTAAATACTCATTTAAAAGTTCAACTAGTTGAGTGGCCGATAACTTTTCCGAGAAGCTTGAGAAACCTTGGATATCTGTAAAAAATGCTGTTCTTATTCCTGAGGTACCACCAAGAGTAGGTGCTGATCCTGCCTCATACATTTCGTCAATAAGCTCTGGGGAGATATAACTTCCAAAGGCACTCTTTAGAAAGGCCTTGTCTTGATTGGCCATATAAAAGTTTACAATTGTATTCCATGAGTAGCATAGGACTAAGGCAAAGAAGCACCAGAATAATTTCGTTTCAAAACCCTGTGGAATAAAATAGTAAGTATCGGTGTAGTAAAGACCTGAAACTAATAGAACAAGTGTAAAGAGGTCAAAAATCGGATTTTCTTTTAATTGTATTAAGAGAAGTAGAATGACTGATCCAACAAGTAGTGCCCAAGATAGTTTTGCTGAATCAATGAATTTCTTAAAGAAGTGGCCATCAATAAGCATTTGAACGAAGTTCATGTGAAAGAGAACTCCTGGTAGCATTGAATCAACGGGAGTATTTCTTAAGTCGTGTGCTCCAAAAGCTGTCGCACCAACAAAGACAAGGGAGCCATCGAATAATTTCTTAAACTCAGGGTCATTTGGATCTTTTTCAATGATTTGATAGATAGGAATGCGAGTGTATGCATCTGCACCACCTATCCAACGAACTTTTGTTTCACCTTTTAGATTTAGCTCAATATCTCCTTTTTTTGTCATTAAGATTGGAACTCCACCTTGAGTTCTTAGATCGAGTTGAGTTTTGAAAATATCCTTATTTTCACCTTTTTCATTTTCATCAAACTCACCAATCCAGTGCATATAAGAAGTTAGCCCGTATGAAGGGACATGAACTTCTTGATAAGGAAATGCAAGGGCCTTGTAGTGTCTAATAACGCCATCATTATCAGCTCTGGCCTCAATGAAACCTAGTGATACCTCAGCATCAATAATTCCTTGGAGGGGATAAACAGAGTTAGAAATAATTGTGGGTTCCATATTATATTTTACACCACCTACTTTTGTATTAAGGGCAAAGAGGTATAAATCATCTGGCATAGCAGGGTAGTGATCAGTACCATATACTTCTAAGTTGTAAGGCATAATGACCCGATTATTTGGTATTTCTTGAAAGTATTCAATGGCCGAAATTAAATCATTATCCGGATTAACACCATTACAAGTCATGGACTCCTCTGAAAAGAAAACATCAAAGGCCACTACTTTTGCACCATAACCACGAAGCTTTCTTATCATCGTTCCCCAATGAGAACGAGAAATTGGCCAAGATCCCAGTCTTCTAATTGAGTCATCATCAATATCGGCAAGAATTAGCTTTGGGTTTGGTTTGTTCTCATCCATTGTTTGCATCATTCTTAAATCATAGAAACGATTTTCAAAAAATGAAGCATAACCTGTAAGGTCTTTAAAGTTCTGATCGTATGTTCTTGAGTATAGAGAGAAGAACACACTGGCACATGAAAATAATATGATAAAAAATAGTCCTGTGTATTTAATAATATTTTTCATAGTAATCCGTAGTTTTTAGCTTTTAATAGTAATAAGAGAAATCAATGGCCGTTTGATGGGCCGTGTAATTACTCGTATCTTCGTCAGAACTGTTGTTTGTATAAATATACTCTACCCCAAATGAAAAGTTACGATTGATAATTCGCGTAAGCTTTGAATTGAATGAAGTTGTCATTTCAAGCCCACGGTTTGCATCTGTCGTAGCGTCTTCATAGCTTATGAAGTTTGTTGAAAGACCTGCATTCAAACTTGTATTTGGGAGAAGGCCTGGAATAATATAGTCAACACGAAGTAGGTGCGATGTCGAGTTTAAGTTTGGAGAGTTTGCATATTCACTACTATTAAACTGATAGAGTAGAACAAATATTCCATAAGTCTTCTTAATAATTTGATCAGCAGAAACTATCATCGAAGACCTATCAAGACTTTCTGTATAATATGAATACGTTTGATACTTAAAGGTTAAAGTCGTGTTACCAACTTCATAAAAAGGCATTTCACTACCTAATTCAAATTGTTGAGAACGGTAATTAAATTGCTTACTTTTTTGTGCATTCACATCCTTGGCCTGGTAGTCATAAACTAAGTTTGCAAATAAGCGAGCAGGTTTTTTATTTAATCGATAAGCGAAGTCGATATCTAGTTCAGGTGTAATATTATAGCTATCATTAGAGTAGATTTCAGAATCAATACGATCAGTATAGATAGTGTTCTTAAGCTCTAGAGAAGGCGTGATGGTGTATCTTCTCTTAAAGTTAAAGGCCTTTTCAATATTAAGGCGAGTTTGAGAAAAGAATGAGTCCTTATTCGTTCCAGTTGAGCTCGGTAGGTCATCTGAAAGAGTAACGTTATTATCATATGTGACTTTTTCTTCAAGGCTTAGGCTTAGTCTTTCGCTAGGTAAGGGGGCGCCATTTATTAGCTTATCTTCTTCTAAGAAAAATTCTTTTTTTATTTCTTTTATTCGATTATCGATATCATCTGCTGTTGAACTATTAGGGTCAATATCAATGGCCTTGTAATAATCAGGAAGGATATACTTTTGGACAATTTCTCTTGTGCGACTCGTTTCTCTTGCAATCTCTAAATTCATATTTGCAATTTGAAAGTAAGAGATTTGCTTCATCTCTTTTGAAGTGTTTTTGTCTTTTAAGAGTTTTCCAAAATAAACCTTCGCATTCTTCGGTTCTTCCTTTAGCTGATATATATAGGCAATATAGTAATTTGATTGCTCTACTTTATATTTCGCTTTTTCAGATTTTTTAAAATTCTCAATTGCATCATCTAGGTTGTTGATAGCAAAATTGGCTTGGCCCAATTCATAATTAAGCTCATTGGCCTTACTTCCTTTCTTAATGGCCGAACTAAAGGCATCAATTGCTTTGATATACTCTTGAATACGAGAGTAGGAAATACCAAGTAGATAATCCTTTACTCCCGGGGATTTGGAGCTTTTAAAATTCTTATAATTTGGTGAATTCAGTAATTCTATAACTTTCTCGTAATCTGAGTTTTCAAATGCACGGTAAACAGGAGTCATGCTTTGGGCAAGTCCCATAGAGGTGATGCTAGCAAATGCCAGTGCGATAAATATCTTTTTCAAAGTCAGTCCTTTAACTTTTTATTTAAATTTAGGTATTTATAAATAATTTTACTGATAAATCGAATGATTGAATAGGGGAAATTTGGCCACAGAGCTTTTAAACTGTGGCCATACTTGAGTGCCGAGTTCGGTTTATTATTGACGATCGAGGATGACTTTTACACGTGTTCGGTTTGTTGATGTCGTATTAGTCTGATCAAGCATTTGGTCGCGATCATCCATCGTATTTTTTAGAATATCTGGGCCGTCATTAACCGGTCTTGAATCATCAGTAATCACTGGAGGTAACATTGGATTGCCAAGTGGTTTTTCTCCATCAGGGTTAAAGATATTCATTGGTTCTTCTGGCATTATATTTGGTTTTGTTCCACCTGAAGCTGGATTACGATTTACAGTAATTTGAGGCTTGTTCTTTGGAATCATGTCACCATTTTCATTTACAACATAGAAGTCATTCTTGTACTCACCAGTTTCCTTGTCGAAACTACCCATTTGAACCGGTACAATTACTTCGTTAGTCATTGGATCAACTGGAGCATTCTTCGGAGGTGGAATATAAAGAGCATTATTTGTGTCTACAAAGCCACCTTCTTTCATCGTTCCCTTAGGATCGGCCTTTGTAACGGTAAGAGTTGGTGCTTGAGATGTTGGTACTTTAAGATTAGAGTCGGCCTTGGCCATTTGTCCCATAATCTCTGTTCCACCAGCTCCACTAAACTTTGAACTATCCATACCTGGAGGGATGATATTTCGACTCATTTGTTTCTTTTCTGATTTATTCTTATCACCATTTGATGATGTCTTTGAACCATCATTTGCTTCAAGGGCCTTTAACTGCTGTTTATTGATTTTTACTGGTTCAATTGGTTTTGAATCAACATTTGGCATAACTCCTGAAAGTTGTCCTTGGCGAACCATAACTGAAGTAGGTGATGAAACAACTTTCTCTAGTCGATCTTGTAGAAAACGAGTCTTTTTAAAACTAGAAAGAGATCCCATGGCAACAGCACCTTCAAATGTAATAAGTGTCGTATTATTATTGGCCGGGTTATAGTTAACTTGGAAGTCTGTTCCACGAACTCCCATGGCCGCTGTCTTCGTCTTAATAAAGAGTTTCGATTTCTTCTTATCAATTTGTAGGTAGTTCTTAGATACTTTTGAGCGAAGCTGACCATTAATAAGATTGATAATTCCTGCCTTCTTTTTAGGAAATTGCTCAACTTCAACTTCTGAATTTGCACCTAGAGTTAGATTCGATTTATCGATAAAGAGAAGCTTTACAAAGCTTCTGGCCTTTGTTGTGATCTTGGCCCCTTCTGGAACCCAGTCTCCTTTGGCCAGTGGTTTCTTTGTTTGGGAGTAAAAGACTTTTCCTCTTACTTTCATAACCTTAGCAACACCATTTTCAGAATTTGCATTTAAAGTCGAAAGATTGGCCAAAATTGCTATAGATAATATAATTAGTTTTAGTACCTTCATAATGAGTCCCCACAAAATCAATCTCATTTATACTTATCGTAGATCAAAGTAATTTCTTAAGCTGAAACTTGTGTAAATGGCTAAAAATAAAGGGAGTTTGAATTCGGGTAACTTTCTGATATGACAAGAACTTGTGGCAGGTGGAACTGCCACAGTACGTAATTTTGGTAAGTTAGAGGATTGTATCAAAATTCTCAGTTGGCCTACCAATGGCCGCTTTTTTATCGTCATTAACTAGAATTGGTCGTTCTAGTAATTTTGGGTTTTCGTGAACGATCTTGGCCCATTCAATATTTGATAACTCTTTTCCCGCAAGAGCTAAGTCTTTAAATAGTGCCTCTTTCGTACGAATTAAGCCTTCAAGAGGAGCTAGTCCCGTGTACTTTATTAGATCGATAAATTCTTTTTCTTCAATGCCATCTTTCAGATATTCTTTAACTCTAAAGCCAATACCTTCTTGAATACCCTTGTGTTCTAAATATTCTAGACCTTGGCGACTCTTAGAGCATCTTGGATTGTGATAATAAAGCATTTATTCTACTCCTGATAATTATCATATCAGTTCTTTTCTGATATATTTGGTTTTTAAAAAATAACTACCTAGGATTTTAGCCATGTCTTACGATATTGAAAATATCAAATCAGAATTTGCCGAACATGTTAAAACTTTACAGAATCTGATTAGTGACGAACTTAAGAGAATTGATACAAAAATTAACTTGAATGAAGATATATGGGAAAGAAATGATCATGCCGGAAACCCTGGGGGTGGTGGAATTACTCGTGCTTTTGAAGGTGAGATCATTGAGAATGCCGGTGTAAACACATCTCTTGTATTTGGAGAAGTTGATCCTAAGTTTGCAGCAAATATTGGTGGTGATAATAACCAGATGTGGGCAACTGGAATTTCTCTTATTATTCATCCGACAAACCCAAGAGTTCCAACGACTCATGCGAATTTTCGTATGATTCAGGCCGGATCAAAAATTTGGTTTGGTGGTGGTGCCGACCTTACTCCTTATTTTCCTCATGAAGAAGACTTTGAGTACTTTCATAAGGTTTGGAAAGATGCTTGTGAACCATATGGATATTGGGACGATTGGAAAAACCGTTGTGATAAATACTTTGTTAATAAGCACCGTGCAGATGAAATGCGCGGAGTAGGTGGTTTCTTCTATGATCATTTCTTTTCAGGTGATCCAGAAAAAGACCTCGCTATGTTCAAAGAGATTTCTTCTAACTTTATCAAGTCTTATTTCCCACTAGTTGAGAAGAGAATGAATGAGGCCTTTGATGACGAAGATGTGGACTTTCAACTTCATCGCCGCGGGCGCTACGTCGAATTTAATCTACTTCACGATAGAGGAACTCACTTTGGACTTAAGTCTAATGGCCGTACCGATTCAATACTAATCTCACTTCCAAAGAGAGTGAAGTTCACTTATCGTTATGAGCCGACAAAGCCAGAGCACAAGAAGATGATGGCATATTATTATCCAAAGGACTGGGTCTAGCGATTAGCTGGCCTGGGCCTTAATAAGATCTTCTAAGATCTCATTGGCATCAATTTCAACTCCATGGGACTTGGCCACAGCTTGAATCTCTTCAAGTTTTTTCTCTAGTTTCGTGATTTCACAAAGTAGACGGTAGCAGTTGTTAATCATCATTAATTACCCCTTTGTTAGAGTTGTTAAATATAAGTTTGGCACATCAAACTATCGGTGTCCATAGGAAAATACTTAATAGTCATAGTTTTATTTGATTTGATCAATATAATTTATTTTGATTTTACACAGTTTAGGAATTTATGTAATGTGCCAGAGTCCTAATTCGGATGCATTGCAAGAATAGTAAGAGGTAGAAAATGTCTAAGAGGCTACAAGAATTATTTGAAGAAATAAAAGAGTATTCACCAAAACAATTGAGAACTCTAAGAAATAATCTTAATAACAGATTACAAAGTTATAAGAACGACTTTAAAGAACCTAAAGATCTTCAACCTTCACATAAGTTATATGGCCTTGAAGAAGGTGAGTGTCGTGAGCTTCTCGGAGTTGTTAAAAAAGAATTAATCAAAATGAAATTCTCTGATTTATAGAACATGCTCCACAATGAGTGTCCTAACATTGTAATATAAATGTAAAAACTCGGGCCTTGGCTTTTATTGAACGTCTATGGGAGGTATGCTCCCTATATGCAAAAAGCCAAGCAAAAGCCCATTCTAAGAGGTTGGTCACATCAGGCCATGTTCTTTATCTCACTCGGAGCCTGTTCACTTCTCATTGCCAAAAGTGCTAATACCACTCAGTATATCTCGACTATTATCTATTCTCTAGGACTTCTCATGATGCTTGGAGTAAGTGCTTTCTATCACAGGATTCACTGGGAGCCTAGGGCACGTGATCTTCTAGGAAGACTTGATCATAGCGCCATATACGTGATGATTGCTGGAACTTGTACTCCGATAACTCTACTTGTTTTAAATGGGGAGTCTGGTTCAACCTTTCTTATTAGTATTTGGAGTGTTGCGGCCATTGGTATATTAAAATCAATTTTTTTTCCAAATCTTCCTGAAAAACTTAGTGCAGTCATTTATCTGATTCCGGGGTATATGGTACTTCCTTATGTTTCAGAACTTATTCCAAAACTTGGAATGACAAATATTTCGCTTCTAATTGCAGGTGGGATTCTCTATACAATTGGTGCTATCTTTTACGGATTAAAGAAGCCTGGAAGATATGCAAAGTGGTTTGGCTATCATGAATTATTTCATCTATTCGTTTGTGTGGCAGCGACCTTGCACTTTATGATTATCTATTCGATTGTTGGTTAAAGGGTGCCATGCACCTTTGGTTTCGCATGTGCACATATAGCGATCAATGGCCCTCGTACGATTCGCTAACTTTCCCAATGGCCCTTAGGCAACAAAGCC contains:
- a CDS encoding adenylate/guanylate cyclase domain-containing protein, with the translated sequence MKNIIKYTGLFFIILFSCASVFFSLYSRTYDQNFKDLTGYASFFENRFYDLRMMQTMDENKPNPKLILADIDDDSIRRLGSWPISRSHWGTMIRKLRGYGAKVVAFDVFFSEESMTCNGVNPDNDLISAIEYFQEIPNNRVIMPYNLEVYGTDHYPAMPDDLYLFALNTKVGGVKYNMEPTIISNSVYPLQGIIDAEVSLGFIEARADNDGVIRHYKALAFPYQEVHVPSYGLTSYMHWIGEFDENEKGENKDIFKTQLDLRTQGGVPILMTKKGDIELNLKGETKVRWIGGADAYTRIPIYQIIEKDPNDPEFKKLFDGSLVFVGATAFGAHDLRNTPVDSMLPGVLFHMNFVQMLIDGHFFKKFIDSAKLSWALLVGSVILLLLIQLKENPIFDLFTLVLLVSGLYYTDTYYFIPQGFETKLFWCFFALVLCYSWNTIVNFYMANQDKAFLKSAFGSYISPELIDEMYEAGSAPTLGGTSGIRTAFFTDIQGFSSFSEKLSATQLVELLNEYLTAMTDILLEEKGTLDKYEGDAIIAFFGAPMELKDHAQRACMVAHKMQEALLELRKKWVSEGDKWPKIVHDMRMRIGINSGDIVTGNMGSASRMNYTMMGDSVNLAARLEESAKQYGIFTQVAKETVDLAGEEFLWRELDTIRVVGKSIPVTSYDLLGLKATAPDYLKELADKFSKAILLYKNQKWDEAIELFKQTLELEYMRYPDLKGIKTNPSEIYIKRCVDYKELPPPPEWDGVYTLTSK
- a CDS encoding FecR domain-containing protein, with protein sequence MKVLKLIILSIAILANLSTLNANSENGVAKVMKVRGKVFYSQTKKPLAKGDWVPEGAKITTKARSFVKLLFIDKSNLTLGANSEVEVEQFPKKKAGIINLINGQLRSKVSKNYLQIDKKKSKLFIKTKTAAMGVRGTDFQVNYNPANNNTTLITFEGAVAMGSLSSFKKTRFLQDRLEKVVSSPTSVMVRQGQLSGVMPNVDSKPIEPVKINKQQLKALEANDGSKTSSNGDKNKSEKKQMSRNIIPPGMDSSKFSGAGGTEIMGQMAKADSNLKVPTSQAPTLTVTKADPKGTMKEGGFVDTNNALYIPPPKNAPVDPMTNEVIVPVQMGSFDKETGEYKNDFYVVNENGDMIPKNKPQITVNRNPASGGTKPNIMPEEPMNIFNPDGEKPLGNPMLPPVITDDSRPVNDGPDILKNTMDDRDQMLDQTNTTSTNRTRVKVILDRQ
- a CDS encoding ArsC/Spx/MgsR family protein; amino-acid sequence: MLYYHNPRCSKSRQGLEYLEHKGIQEGIGFRVKEYLKDGIEEKEFIDLIKYTGLAPLEGLIRTKEALFKDLALAGKELSNIEWAKIVHENPKLLERPILVNDDKKAAIGRPTENFDTIL
- the hemF gene encoding oxygen-dependent coproporphyrinogen oxidase, which produces MSYDIENIKSEFAEHVKTLQNLISDELKRIDTKINLNEDIWERNDHAGNPGGGGITRAFEGEIIENAGVNTSLVFGEVDPKFAANIGGDNNQMWATGISLIIHPTNPRVPTTHANFRMIQAGSKIWFGGGADLTPYFPHEEDFEYFHKVWKDACEPYGYWDDWKNRCDKYFVNKHRADEMRGVGGFFYDHFFSGDPEKDLAMFKEISSNFIKSYFPLVEKRMNEAFDDEDVDFQLHRRGRYVEFNLLHDRGTHFGLKSNGRTDSILISLPKRVKFTYRYEPTKPEHKKMMAYYYPKDWV
- a CDS encoding hemolysin III family protein, with protein sequence MQKAKQKPILRGWSHQAMFFISLGACSLLIAKSANTTQYISTIIYSLGLLMMLGVSAFYHRIHWEPRARDLLGRLDHSAIYVMIAGTCTPITLLVLNGESGSTFLISIWSVAAIGILKSIFFPNLPEKLSAVIYLIPGYMVLPYVSELIPKLGMTNISLLIAGGILYTIGAIFYGLKKPGRYAKWFGYHELFHLFVCVAATLHFMIIYSIVG